Proteins encoded within one genomic window of Terriglobales bacterium:
- a CDS encoding efflux RND transporter permease subunit codes for MSRFAIKNPYFIIVCCLVIGVVGVTILARMPVDLFPPINVPVVVVATFYSGMPPEQIETDITGRFERFFTLGSNIDHIESHSMPGVSLIKIYFQPGTDSDADLSEISNLAMADLRKLPPGTLPPVVLKFDASSLPVCLITLKGQGLNETELRDLGQYTVRNQVANVQGASVPQPFGGKYRQIMVYVDPLKLEAHQLSVMDVVRTVNDSNLILPAGDVRIGSVDYNLYTNSQLPTTDEIDQLPLKTVDGASVLVRDIGKAMDAHGIQTNVVRVDGQRSVYLPILKQGGDTNTIAVVNGVKKAVAGLTDVPRQLIAKVVFDQSEFVKKAIENLLHEGGIGLVLTGLMILLFLGSMRATGAVFLSIPLSALAALMAISAFGGTVNTMVLGGLALAFSRLIDNSVVVLENIFRHMEKGEPPEIAAEKGGREVSLAVLAATLTTIVVFFPVIFLYGVSRFLFTALALAVVLSMLASYMVAMTVVPLFCARLLKSEHLVHEHVVASSRLGRVVSAFNRYFEKLVRHYDHSLGRSLLRPAATTLGLVGVSLLVFSLSPLLGVAYFPRTDPGQFVMNLKAPSGTRLEVTEGYIRQVEEEIRRIVPPNELGMIVSNVGITPGFAAIYTPNSAQHTAFVQVSLKEGHKVGSYEYMNRMRIAMNRDLPQLTTYFQSGGLVDAVLNLGLPAPIDIQVSGSNLESDFKIAADLAGRIRKLKGVSDILVPQDVDYPALRINIDRERASLVGLSQKEVVNNVITALTSNQMIAPSYWVDPKTGNDYMLTVQYPEDTVHTLRDLKQIPMRAVNGAHPTQLDAVASIQPIESPTEVDHYQLRRVIDLYVSPKKEDLGSLTGPIEKIIADTKLPEGVRVDLRGSVQGMRQSFRSFGLGLLLSIALVYLILVAQFESFLDPFIILFAIPPGLAGVLLTLLLTGTTLNIMSLMGIVMMVGIVVSNSILIVDFTRTLWREGHTLKESLRVASRIRLRPVLMTSLATIIGLLPMAMKLGTGAEAYAPLARAIIGGLLVSVVVTVYLVPSAYLWVHQKDEMSPEVPA; via the coding sequence ATGTCACGGTTCGCCATCAAGAACCCGTACTTCATCATCGTCTGTTGCCTGGTCATCGGGGTGGTCGGGGTCACCATCCTGGCCCGCATGCCGGTGGACCTGTTTCCCCCGATCAATGTTCCGGTGGTGGTGGTGGCCACCTTCTATTCCGGGATGCCGCCGGAGCAGATCGAGACCGACATCACCGGGCGCTTCGAACGGTTCTTCACCCTGGGCAGCAACATCGACCACATCGAGTCGCATTCCATGCCCGGGGTCAGCCTGATCAAGATCTACTTCCAGCCCGGCACCGACTCCGATGCCGACCTGAGCGAGATCTCAAACCTGGCGATGGCCGACCTGCGCAAGCTGCCTCCGGGAACGCTGCCGCCGGTGGTGCTGAAGTTCGACGCCTCCAGCCTTCCGGTGTGCCTGATCACGCTCAAGGGGCAGGGACTGAACGAGACCGAGTTGCGCGACCTGGGCCAATACACCGTGCGCAACCAGGTGGCGAACGTGCAAGGCGCTTCCGTGCCGCAGCCCTTCGGCGGCAAGTACCGCCAGATCATGGTGTACGTGGACCCGCTCAAGCTGGAGGCCCACCAGCTCAGCGTCATGGACGTGGTGCGCACGGTGAATGACAGCAACCTGATCCTGCCGGCGGGCGACGTGCGCATCGGTTCCGTCGATTACAACCTGTACACCAACAGCCAGCTCCCCACCACCGACGAGATCGACCAGCTCCCCTTGAAGACGGTGGACGGCGCTTCGGTGCTGGTGCGCGACATCGGCAAGGCCATGGACGCGCACGGCATCCAGACCAACGTGGTGCGGGTGGACGGGCAGCGCTCGGTGTACCTGCCCATCCTCAAACAGGGCGGGGACACCAATACCATCGCCGTCGTGAACGGGGTCAAGAAGGCGGTGGCGGGCCTGACCGACGTGCCCCGGCAACTGATCGCCAAAGTGGTGTTCGACCAGTCGGAGTTCGTCAAGAAAGCGATCGAGAACCTGCTACACGAAGGCGGCATCGGGCTGGTCCTCACCGGGCTGATGATCCTGCTGTTCCTGGGCAGCATGCGGGCCACCGGCGCCGTGTTCCTCTCCATCCCGCTCTCCGCCCTGGCCGCGCTGATGGCGATCAGCGCCTTCGGGGGGACGGTGAACACCATGGTCCTGGGCGGCCTGGCGCTGGCCTTCTCGCGGCTCATCGACAACTCGGTGGTGGTGCTGGAGAACATCTTCCGCCACATGGAGAAGGGCGAGCCGCCCGAGATCGCCGCCGAGAAGGGAGGCCGCGAGGTCTCCCTGGCCGTGCTCGCCGCCACCCTGACCACCATCGTGGTCTTCTTCCCCGTGATCTTCCTTTACGGCGTCAGCCGCTTCCTGTTCACCGCCCTCGCCCTGGCCGTGGTGCTCTCCATGCTGGCGTCGTACATGGTGGCCATGACGGTGGTGCCGCTGTTCTGTGCCCGCCTGCTCAAGTCAGAGCATCTGGTGCACGAGCATGTGGTCGCCTCCTCGCGTCTGGGGCGCGTGGTCAGCGCCTTCAATCGCTACTTCGAGAAGCTGGTGCGGCATTATGACCATAGCCTGGGCCGCTCTTTGCTGCGTCCTGCGGCGACCACGCTGGGCCTGGTCGGGGTTTCGCTGCTGGTATTCTCGCTGTCCCCGCTGCTCGGCGTCGCCTATTTCCCCCGCACCGATCCGGGGCAGTTCGTCATGAATCTGAAAGCTCCGTCCGGCACCCGCCTGGAAGTGACGGAGGGCTACATCCGGCAGGTGGAGGAGGAGATCCGCCGCATCGTTCCGCCCAACGAGCTGGGCATGATCGTGTCCAACGTCGGCATCACTCCGGGATTCGCCGCCATCTACACACCCAACTCGGCCCAGCACACGGCTTTCGTCCAGGTCAGCCTGAAAGAAGGGCACAAGGTCGGCAGCTACGAGTACATGAACCGGATGCGTATCGCGATGAATCGGGACCTGCCGCAACTCACCACCTACTTCCAGTCCGGGGGACTGGTGGACGCGGTCCTGAATCTCGGCTTGCCCGCCCCCATCGACATCCAGGTCAGCGGGTCGAACCTGGAGAGTGACTTTAAGATCGCGGCCGACCTCGCCGGGCGCATCCGCAAGCTCAAGGGGGTGAGCGACATCTTGGTCCCGCAGGACGTGGATTATCCCGCGCTGCGCATCAACATCGATCGGGAGCGGGCCAGCCTGGTAGGCCTCAGCCAGAAAGAGGTGGTCAATAACGTCATCACCGCGCTCACTTCGAACCAGATGATCGCGCCCAGCTACTGGGTGGACCCCAAGACCGGGAACGACTACATGCTGACGGTGCAATACCCCGAGGACACGGTCCACACCCTGCGCGATCTGAAGCAGATCCCCATGCGGGCGGTCAACGGCGCGCACCCGACCCAGTTGGACGCCGTCGCCAGCATCCAGCCCATCGAGTCGCCCACCGAGGTGGACCATTACCAGCTGCGGCGGGTCATCGACCTGTACGTCTCTCCGAAGAAGGAGGACCTGGGTTCTCTTACCGGGCCCATCGAGAAGATCATTGCCGACACCAAGCTGCCCGAAGGCGTGCGCGTGGACCTGCGCGGGTCGGTGCAGGGCATGCGGCAATCCTTCCGCAGCTTCGGGCTGGGACTCCTGCTCTCGATCGCGCTGGTCTACCTGATCCTGGTGGCGCAATTCGAGTCCTTTCTCGACCCCTTCATCATCCTGTTCGCCATCCCACCCGGGCTGGCCGGAGTGCTGCTGACGCTGCTGCTCACCGGCACCACGCTCAATATCATGTCGCTGATGGGCATCGTGATGATGGTCGGCATCGTGGTGTCGAACAGCATCCTGATCGTGGACTTCACCCGCACCCTGTGGCGTGAGGGGCACACACTAAAAGAGTCGTTAAGGGTCGCCAGCCGGATCCGCCTGCGCCCGGTGCTGATGACCTCGCTGGCCACGATCATCGGCCTGCTACCGATGGCGATGAAGCTGGGGACGGGCGCCGAGGCCTATGCGCCGCTGGCCCGGGCCATCATCGGCGGCCTGCTGGTCTCGGTGGTGGTGACCGTGTATCTGGTTCCCTCGGCTTATCTCTGGGTACACCAGAAAGACGAGATGTCCCCAGAGGTGCCGGCATGA
- a CDS encoding 2-oxoglutarate dehydrogenase E1 component produces the protein MSTVSKPLPQTDRERVFDAFRRWGYLEADLDPLERSPRRPPHPELPSGAEAQEARGLYCGTIGAEFMHIPDPERRRWVQERMEAEAPQPDQERILDQLIRAELFEQVLQTRYIGTKRYSLEGECSLIPLLDQVLEGAAALGAEFAVLAMSHRGRLNVMMHTVGTAPEAIFSKFEDVDPRSVLGSGDVKYHLGATGRHTTRSGQSLRMHLVSNPSHLEAVDPVAMGRARAKQRRLGEDGERKLLPVVMHGDAAFAGQGIWAETLNFTGVPGFHVGGTVHIIVNNRIGFTTNPREAHSSPFSSDLAKRLPIPIFHVNAEDPEAVVRVGRMAVEYRYHFASDVLVDLVGYRRHGHSEVDDPSITQPILYRKIKDFPPTYANYAADLALDVAEKENAIRAELEEGQKTALAAKKRIPTFVLPEYWSRYNGGLYKPEYEVKTGIPAGELLQLAERLTTCPPDFHVHPKIKKLLEQRREMGEGKRPLDYGMAEALAFASLLRDGAPVRLSGQDSRRGTFNQRHSVLFDTEDEHEFVPLSQVADGQARFEVYNSILSEAAVLGFEYGYARDYPEALVLWEAQFGDFANGAQTIVDEFISAGEQKWAQRSSVVLLLPHGYEGQGPEHSSARIERYLQLSARDNMQVTQPSTAAQYFHLLRRQVMRAWRKPLVVFTPKSMLRHPAAASGLRELERDRFLNVIPDPEARDAGRLLVCTGKIGHELRAERRRRQDPRTAIIFLEQLYPFPESELSAALQAHPRAREVIWVQEEPANQGAHAYVMPRLRRLARPLAVRSVKRSPAASPATGSAKAHEMEQKTLLALAFAQ, from the coding sequence ATGTCCACCGTCAGCAAGCCTCTGCCCCAGACCGACCGGGAGCGGGTATTCGACGCTTTCCGTCGCTGGGGCTACCTGGAAGCCGACCTCGATCCGCTGGAGCGTTCCCCGCGCCGGCCGCCGCACCCCGAGCTGCCGTCCGGGGCCGAGGCCCAGGAGGCGCGGGGCCTCTACTGCGGCACCATCGGCGCCGAGTTCATGCACATCCCTGACCCCGAGCGGCGCCGCTGGGTGCAGGAGCGCATGGAAGCCGAGGCGCCCCAGCCTGACCAGGAGCGCATCCTCGACCAGCTCATCCGGGCCGAGCTCTTCGAGCAGGTACTGCAGACCCGCTACATCGGCACCAAGCGCTATTCGCTGGAAGGCGAGTGCTCGCTCATCCCGCTGCTCGACCAAGTGCTCGAGGGCGCCGCCGCGCTGGGCGCGGAGTTCGCCGTGCTCGCCATGTCGCATCGCGGCCGCCTGAACGTGATGATGCACACCGTCGGCACCGCTCCGGAAGCCATCTTCTCCAAGTTTGAGGACGTGGACCCGCGTAGCGTGCTGGGCTCCGGCGACGTGAAGTATCACCTCGGCGCCACCGGCCGGCACACCACCCGCAGCGGCCAGAGCCTGCGCATGCACCTGGTCTCCAATCCCAGCCACCTGGAGGCCGTGGACCCCGTGGCCATGGGACGGGCCCGGGCCAAGCAGCGCCGCCTGGGCGAAGACGGCGAGCGCAAGCTCCTGCCCGTGGTCATGCACGGCGACGCCGCCTTCGCCGGCCAGGGCATCTGGGCCGAGACCCTGAACTTCACCGGCGTGCCCGGCTTCCACGTCGGCGGCACCGTGCACATCATCGTCAACAACCGCATCGGCTTCACCACCAACCCGCGCGAGGCGCACTCCTCGCCCTTCTCCTCCGACCTGGCCAAGCGCCTGCCCATCCCCATCTTCCACGTGAACGCCGAGGACCCCGAGGCCGTGGTGCGCGTGGGGCGCATGGCGGTCGAGTACCGCTATCATTTTGCCAGCGACGTGCTCGTGGACCTGGTCGGATACCGCCGCCACGGGCACAGCGAGGTCGACGACCCCTCCATCACCCAGCCCATCCTCTATCGCAAGATCAAGGATTTCCCGCCCACCTACGCGAATTACGCCGCCGACCTCGCCCTGGACGTGGCGGAAAAAGAGAACGCGATCCGCGCCGAGTTGGAGGAAGGCCAGAAGACGGCGCTGGCCGCCAAGAAGCGGATTCCCACCTTCGTCCTGCCCGAGTACTGGTCGCGCTATAACGGAGGGCTATACAAACCCGAATACGAAGTGAAGACCGGCATTCCCGCCGGTGAACTCCTGCAGTTGGCGGAGCGGCTGACCACCTGCCCGCCGGACTTCCACGTCCATCCCAAGATCAAGAAGCTTCTGGAGCAGCGGCGGGAGATGGGCGAGGGCAAGCGCCCGCTCGATTACGGGATGGCCGAGGCGCTGGCCTTCGCCTCCCTGCTGCGCGACGGCGCCCCCGTCCGCCTCAGCGGCCAGGATTCACGCCGCGGCACCTTCAACCAGCGTCACTCCGTCCTCTTCGACACCGAGGACGAGCATGAGTTCGTGCCCCTTTCCCAGGTCGCCGACGGCCAGGCCCGCTTCGAAGTCTACAACTCCATCCTCTCCGAGGCCGCGGTGCTGGGCTTCGAATACGGCTACGCCCGCGATTATCCCGAGGCCCTGGTGCTGTGGGAGGCGCAGTTCGGCGACTTCGCCAACGGAGCGCAGACCATCGTCGACGAGTTCATCTCGGCCGGGGAGCAGAAGTGGGCCCAGCGGTCGTCGGTGGTGCTGCTGCTGCCCCACGGCTACGAAGGCCAGGGCCCGGAGCACTCCAGCGCCCGCATCGAGCGCTACCTGCAGCTCAGCGCGCGCGACAACATGCAGGTCACCCAGCCCTCCACCGCCGCCCAGTATTTCCACCTGCTGCGCCGCCAGGTGATGCGCGCCTGGCGCAAGCCGCTGGTGGTCTTCACCCCCAAGAGCATGCTGCGCCATCCTGCTGCCGCCAGCGGCCTGCGCGAGCTGGAGCGCGACCGCTTCCTCAACGTCATCCCCGATCCGGAAGCGCGGGACGCGGGGCGCCTGCTGGTGTGCACCGGCAAGATCGGGCACGAGCTGCGCGCCGAGCGCCGCCGCCGCCAGGACCCGCGCACCGCCATCATCTTCCTGGAGCAGCTCTATCCCTTCCCGGAGTCGGAGCTGTCGGCCGCGCTGCAGGCACACCCGCGCGCCCGCGAGGTCATTTGGGTGCAGGAAGAGCCGGCCAACCAGGGGGCGCATGCCTACGTGATGCCGCGCCTGCGGCGCCTGGCCCGTCCGCTCGCGGTACGCTCGGTCAAGCGTTCCCCGGCGGCCAGCCCGGCCACCGGCTCCGCCAAGGCCCACGAGATGGAGCAGAAGACCCTGCTCGCGCTGGCTTTCGCGCAATGA
- a CDS encoding Rrf2 family transcriptional regulator: protein MISTTSEYALRALAHLARMPEESAVLGRDLARATEIPANYLSKILLILRNAGFLMTARGSGGGYRLSKSPDEIYLMEVVELFEGAKNRPVCFLSRTKPCGDTEACTAHKSWRELSMAYRGFLLSTNISMISGVNGRRKKNGEVDVSREAPTTALAALAALAH, encoded by the coding sequence ATGATCTCCACGACGTCTGAATATGCCCTGCGCGCGCTGGCGCACCTGGCGCGCATGCCCGAAGAGAGTGCGGTGCTGGGACGCGACCTGGCGCGGGCCACCGAGATCCCGGCCAACTACCTTTCCAAGATCCTGCTGATCTTGCGCAATGCCGGCTTCCTGATGACGGCGCGGGGCTCGGGCGGCGGCTACCGGCTGAGCAAGAGCCCCGACGAGATCTACTTGATGGAAGTGGTGGAGCTGTTCGAGGGCGCGAAGAACAGGCCAGTGTGCTTCCTCAGCCGCACCAAGCCGTGCGGCGATACCGAGGCGTGCACGGCGCACAAGTCGTGGCGCGAGCTAAGCATGGCGTATCGCGGCTTCCTGCTCTCCACCAACATCAGCATGATCTCCGGCGTCAACGGACGGCGGAAGAAGAATGGGGAAGTGGATGTGAGCCGGGAGGCTCCCACCACGGCGCTGGCCGCGCTGGCGGCGCTGGCGCACTGA
- a CDS encoding efflux RND transporter periplasmic adaptor subunit encodes MRLSRKYVIVSAVVVLGGIIAVWSLSGRKAEADGEDAARPAAVARVERHPLDSSITLSGEFRPFQEVDVHAKVAGYIRTIYVDVGDRVKEGQTLAVLEVPELQAQVQGAEASIRRDRDAIRRAESDVRRSESAYAAHHAAYTRLKQASEQRPGLIAEQELDDSMAKDKESEANVGSAQAALAEARNQLNIAEANRQQLAAMEAYTRITAPFSGIITKRYADTGSLIQAGTASSTQAMPVVRLAEADKFRLTLPVPESAVPLVHLGSTVQVRVPALRHTFEGRVARFADALDQQTRTMHTEVDVVNKDSLVLGMYAEVDLVLEHKATALTVPVQAVSRNGGESSVLVVGSDNRLEERKVRLGMEGAHRLEITSGLQEGERVVIGSRSQFRTGERVTPKLVRTGGEGGL; translated from the coding sequence ATGAGATTGTCCCGCAAGTATGTGATCGTTTCCGCCGTGGTCGTCCTGGGCGGCATCATCGCGGTCTGGAGCCTTTCCGGCCGCAAAGCCGAGGCCGATGGGGAAGACGCCGCGCGGCCGGCGGCCGTGGCCCGGGTCGAGCGCCATCCTCTCGACAGCAGCATCACGCTTTCCGGCGAGTTCCGGCCCTTCCAGGAGGTCGATGTCCATGCCAAGGTGGCCGGCTACATCCGCACCATCTACGTGGACGTCGGCGACAGGGTCAAGGAAGGCCAGACCCTGGCGGTGCTGGAGGTGCCGGAATTGCAGGCGCAGGTGCAAGGAGCGGAAGCTTCCATCCGGCGCGACCGCGACGCCATCCGCCGGGCGGAAAGCGACGTGCGCCGCAGCGAATCGGCCTATGCGGCCCACCACGCCGCCTACACCCGGCTCAAACAGGCCTCGGAGCAGCGTCCCGGCCTGATCGCGGAACAGGAACTGGACGACTCGATGGCCAAGGACAAGGAATCCGAGGCCAACGTAGGGAGTGCGCAGGCCGCGCTGGCGGAAGCCCGCAACCAGCTGAACATCGCCGAGGCCAACCGCCAGCAGCTCGCCGCCATGGAGGCCTACACCCGCATCACCGCCCCATTCTCCGGGATCATCACCAAGCGCTATGCGGACACCGGGTCGCTGATCCAGGCGGGCACCGCCTCCAGCACGCAGGCCATGCCGGTGGTGCGCCTGGCGGAGGCCGACAAGTTCCGCCTCACCCTGCCGGTGCCGGAGTCGGCCGTTCCTCTGGTGCATCTCGGCAGCACGGTCCAGGTCCGGGTCCCGGCGCTCCGGCATACCTTCGAGGGCCGGGTGGCCCGCTTCGCCGATGCTCTCGACCAGCAGACCCGCACCATGCATACCGAGGTCGATGTGGTGAACAAGGACAGCCTGGTGCTTGGCATGTATGCGGAAGTGGACCTGGTGCTGGAGCACAAGGCCACCGCGCTCACCGTCCCGGTTCAGGCGGTGAGCCGCAACGGCGGAGAAAGCAGCGTGCTCGTGGTCGGGTCCGATAACCGCCTCGAAGAGCGCAAGGTACGGCTGGGCATGGAGGGTGCGCACCGGCTGGAGATCACCTCCGGCCTGCAAGAGGGAGAGCGGGTGGTGATCGGCAGCCGAAGCCAATTCCGGACCGGCGAGCGCGTCACCCCCAAGCTGGTCCGCACCGGCGGGGAGGGCGGACTCTGA